One Bacillota bacterium genomic window, AATCTTCATCTTTATTTCATCTATCGCAAGAATGACCGTTTATTTTTTGCGCTATTCTCCGACTGCAGAAATTATGAACTCAAGTGTTTTTATATTAGCAATGATGGCAATGGGTTTTTCATCGTTAACATTATTTGCTTTTGCAATCAATTCAATTATTGTAAAAAGAATCTATAAAATAAATAAAATCGTTAAAGAAATTGGAAGTGGAAAGTTTGATGTAAAGATTGACGTAGATGGACATGATGAAATATCATCTCTGATGCAAAACATTAATTTAATGTCTAGTGAATTACAAGCAAATGAATACTTAAGTAAGGAATTTGCTAAGAATGTTTCTCATGAGTTTAAAACACCCTTGAGTTCAATAAAAGGCTATTCTGAATTAATAGAAAGTGGTACATTATCAAAAGAAGAAATCATTGAATATTCTAGAATTATCATTAATGAAATTGATCGATTAGCAATATTGAGTAAAAACATGATGCAAATCTCGTTACTAGATAGTGTAAATATTATCAAAAGGGATGAGCAATTTAGTATCGATGAGCAAATAAGAAATGTATTACAACTAACTCAATTAGATTGGGAGTCAAAAAATATCAATTTTGATCTAGATTTAGAGGAAATTAATTATGTAGGGAATAAAGAATTAACTTTTCTAATTTGGCAAAACTTAATTTCCAACGCAATTAAATTTTCAAAAGAATTTGATACCATTCAGATATCACTATCTAAGAAAGATCAAGTAT contains:
- a CDS encoding HAMP domain-containing histidine kinase gives rise to the protein MKKLSTKIVAILIVIFIFISSIARMTVYFLRYSPTAEIMNSSVFILAMMAMGFSSLTLFAFAINSIIVKRIYKINKIVKEIGSGKFDVKIDVDGHDEISSLMQNINLMSSELQANEYLSKEFAKNVSHEFKTPLSSIKGYSELIESGTLSKEEIIEYSRIIINEIDRLAILSKNMMQISLLDSVNIIKRDEQFSIDEQIRNVLQLTQLDWESKNINFDLDLEEINYVGNKELTFLIWQNLISNAIKFSKEFDTIQISLSKKDQVYFEIEDHGIGISEEDQKKIFNQFFVANTSRNKCGSGLGLSITKKIIEKLGGTITFTSQVNNGTTFFVSLKCNLGLTNK